The Helianthus annuus cultivar XRQ/B chromosome 11, HanXRQr2.0-SUNRISE, whole genome shotgun sequence region ACTTCCTAGTGACACCAAGGTAAATCCGTCTCATGGTTTGTCAAGAGATAATAATGTTAATATTAGTCATGTTAGTGTATTGAGTAGTGGCAAAGAATTTAAAGCAAATTTATCACCAGGTttggttgagggggtagttgaggatgttaCGGGTAATGAGAGTGATGATGAAGTTTCACCGGTTGTTCCTAAAAATTCAAATGTTAAAAAACCGGGGTTGGGTGAAAATGAAAAGAGTGAAAATGATAAAGGTGGACCGAGTCAAGTCCCGTTTCCATCGGCTTTACTTGACCCGGGTAAGAAAAACTTTATTGCATCAAGAGGTCCCCAAAAAGAAGAATTGTGGGATAtgtttaaacaagtaaaaatcaatCTTCCACTACTTGATGTAATAAAACAAGTACCCGCTTATGCTAAATTTCTAAAggaattatgtacacaaaaaaggcaacaAAAGAAAAAAAGGCCTAAGCGGGTAGACTTGACCGGGCAAGTAAGTGCGGTTTTGAACGGGGAGCTTCCCCCTAAGCTCAAGGATCTGGGTACGCCATTGATAAatatacaagttggtaattttcaaatggcaaaGGCGTTACTTGATCTTGGAGCCGGGgtgagcattttaccggggggcttatatgaccaatacgattttggtccgtTAGCAAGAGTAGAGACAACGGTCGTTTTAGCCGATTTGTCTCATTAGCTACCCCGAGGGATGGTTCAAAACGTGATTGTGAAAATTGATGAGTTCtat contains the following coding sequences:
- the LOC110888037 gene encoding uncharacterized protein LOC110888037 encodes the protein MGQLATDVAELKKGKGQLPSDTKVNPSHGLSRDNNVNISHVSVLSSGKEFKANLSPGLVEGVVEDVTGNESDDEVSPVVPKNSNVKKPGLGENEKSENDKGGPSQVPFPSALLDPGKKNFIASRGPQKEELWDMFKQVKINLPLLDVIKQVPAYAKFLKELCTQKRQQKKKRPKRVDLTGQVSAVLNGELPPKLKDLGTPLINIQVGNFQMAKALLDLGAGVSILPGGLYDQYDFGPLARVETTVVLADLSH